The Corallococcus macrosporus genome segment CCCGCAGCGCGATGAGCTCGCCCAGCCGCACCGCGTGCTCGTGGTCGGAGCGCCAGTGGACGCCCGCGAACAGCCGTCCGACGCCGATGTTCATGGCCAGCTTGTCCAGCTCGTTCTCGATGGTCAGGGCCGGCCCGGTGTAGCGCACCAGGGACAGCCCATCCGCGCTCGGCACCACCGGCTCCTGCACCGGCAGGTCCGTCTTGAAGAAGGCCTTGAGCATCGTCACGCCCGCCCCCACGTAGGTGGAGTGACCGGAGCCGTAGGCCGGGTGGAGGGGCGAGCCCTCGGGGAAGGCAAGGGGCAGCAGGTACGTGCCGCTACCGCCAGCTCCACCGTTGAGCGTGCGGTTGCGGTCCAGCACCCGGGACAGCACCGGCGAGCCGAGCAGCTCCGGATGAACGGGGTAGGTGCGCGTGTTGGACTTCGTGTTGTGGACGCGGCCGGCGAACTCCTCCGGCCGCAGGCGGCGGTGCACCTGCCACTTCTGGAACCAGATGCCCAGCAGGGCCAGCTTCATCACGCGGCCGATGAGGTCCTGCCCGTCCGCGTTGCCGAAGGTCGCGAACGCGTCCTGCTTGAGGTACTGGCGGTAGGGATTGTTCTCGTCGTGCACCGGCGGCGAGGATTTGCCATCGGTGTCCGTGTCGTTGCGTCCCGCCAGGAGGAGCAGGGCATTGAGGCTGGATTGCAGCGGGAAGTCGTGGTGGACGAACTCGGCCAGGTCCCGCCCGTTGCGTAAGTAGCGCGGCGTCGGGTCCGTCGTCTCCGGTTGGGCGGGAGGCTCGCCGTTCTGGATGCGCAGCCATTCAGCGAAGGTGGAGACGCGGTCGTCCCCGGGCACCCGGGTGCGGATGCGCTGGGACACGCTCTGCGCGCCGTAGGGCACGTCCTGCAGCAGGAACTGCGAGACGAAGGGCCCCACCGTGCTCCCGGGCAGCGAGTCCCGGAAGAGCGTGTCCGCCGTCACCTGCCCGTTCACCCGCGGCCCCCGGTGGACGCCGAGCAGGTTGAGGCGCTGCAGGGCTTCGGTGATGACGGCGGGGGCCGAGGCGCTGGAGTAGTCCTGGAAGGACACGTCGCGGGCCAGCGCCATCCAGTACAGCTCCTCCATCTCCCCGGAGACCTCCAGTCCCGCGAACGCGGGGGCGGGAGCGATGGCGAGCGCATGCGAGTCCGCGCCCTCCAACTGGTAGGCCTGCGCGGCCTGCGGGTTGACGAACTTGCGGCTGCCGCCCAACGGAACGGCCTCGAAGAAGTCGGGGACTCCGCTGACGATGCTGCTCGCCAGGCGGCTGTAGTCGGCCGGGATGACGTCCCCGTAGGCGTCGTGCGGCAGTCCCTTGGAGTAGTTGGCGAAGCGGCTGGTGTAGCGCACCTCATCGCCGTTGTCGGGGTGCTCGGGGAGGGGGACGCCGCGCTGGAAGGTGGCGGCATCCACCCGGACCTTCAGCGCGTCGTCGGCGCGCTCGGGGCCCGGGTTGGGAACGGGACGAAGGGATTCGGTGTCCTCTGCAATGTCTGACTTTTCTTCCTGCTGGGGCGTGGCTGCGGAAGCTTGGGATGACATGCACGGCTCCGTTGCAAGGTTGCGCGTGCATCCTGCGGGAGGGGTCTGACAATGATTGTCTGTGTTTGTTGATGGACTGTCTTTGGGTAGGGAATGCACTGCGTGGGGTCACCCGGGACTTGCGCGCTGGGAGAGGGATGTCCCGCCCCGGCGAGTCCACTGGCGAACAGCGGGCTACTGCGGGCAGAATGCGCGCCCTGGGGGAGGAATCATGCGCATCCATTTCGCGACAGGTGTTCTTCGTTCACACGTGCTTCGGGCCACGCTCTCGGC includes the following:
- a CDS encoding kelch repeat-containing protein; this encodes MDAATFQRGVPLPEHPDNGDEVRYTSRFANYSKGLPHDAYGDVIPADYSRLASSIVSGVPDFFEAVPLGGSRKFVNPQAAQAYQLEGADSHALAIAPAPAFAGLEVSGEMEELYWMALARDVSFQDYSSASAPAVITEALQRLNLLGVHRGPRVNGQVTADTLFRDSLPGSTVGPFVSQFLLQDVPYGAQSVSQRIRTRVPGDDRVSTFAEWLRIQNGEPPAQPETTDPTPRYLRNGRDLAEFVHHDFPLQSSLNALLLLAGRNDTDTDGKSSPPVHDENNPYRQYLKQDAFATFGNADGQDLIGRVMKLALLGIWFQKWQVHRRLRPEEFAGRVHNTKSNTRTYPVHPELLGSPVLSRVLDRNRTLNGGAGGSGTYLLPLAFPEGSPLHPAYGSGHSTYVGAGVTMLKAFFKTDLPVQEPVVPSADGLSLVRYTGPALTIENELDKLAMNIGVGRLFAGVHWRSDHEHAVRLGELIALRVLQDHSRTYNETFPGFQVRTFGGNTLTINTVTALPNHVSAVTGFSIVDANGQLVPGHESLRNDMTLETGALPPGWKLQVNTFPANVGSVRIVCDGVTTHADAAPYTVEAAALAGQGVHTLMATPYSGTGGSGLGGVALGLRLQTGLHWTETGLLNEGRMNHDMVVLKDGKVLVGPMWSARTTELYDPATGQWSYTGPTMQSRARYTMTLLADGKVLLVGGAKGSVFFPETELYDPATGTWTGAGSLAQPRFDHTATLLADGRVLVVGSDSDPNTSSGKLVEVYDPVSNAWTSVSPLPWRLSQHTATRLHNGKVLVVGGDSNTPRALLFDPVMNTWTEIPPPGDPFVKHTATRLADDRVLIAGLSRAWVYAPITGSWTRVGDPSMYRNGPTATLLPDGRVLLTGGEGSNRLIREAELFDPTTGTWTPTTPMTRGRRGHTAALLSNGKVLVAGSDDYNTPVRKCELYTP